Proteins from a single region of Hydrogenobacter hydrogenophilus:
- the atpE gene encoding ATP synthase F0 subunit C encodes MKARLLMLSTLLATGVALAQEPTQGTSLKEGLMYLGAGLAIGLAALGTGIGMGHAVRGTQEGTARNPTVGGRLQTVMFIGLAFIETLALYALLVAIILLFVK; translated from the coding sequence ATGAAGGCAAGATTGCTGATGCTAAGCACACTTTTGGCTACGGGAGTTGCCCTTGCTCAGGAACCCACTCAGGGTACAAGCCTAAAAGAAGGCCTCATGTACTTGGGTGCTGGATTAGCCATAGGTCTTGCAGCTTTGGGAACGGGTATAGGAATGGGACACGCGGTCAGAGGTACACAAGAGGGTACAGCAAGAAACCCAACAGTGGGGGGAAGATTACAGACGGTTATGTTCATAGGCTTAGCTTTTATAGAAACGCTCGCTCTTTATGCTCTGCTTGTAGCCATAATACTTCTCTTTGTTAAGTGA
- the rpmH gene encoding 50S ribosomal protein L34, with the protein MATQRNITRISNLKRKRKSGFLARMSTKSGRKIIKRRRQKGRKRLAP; encoded by the coding sequence ATGGCAACTCAAAGGAACATAACAAGAATATCTAATCTCAAAAGAAAGCGCAAGAGCGGATTTCTCGCAAGGATGTCCACCAAAAGCGGAAGGAAGATAATAAAAAGAAGAAGGCAGAAAGGTAGAAAGAGACTTGCCCCTTGA
- the yidD gene encoding membrane protein insertion efficiency factor YidD codes for MRKACVLLLRFWQGVISPLYPPSCKYHPTCSEYAILAVEKYGVLKGMLKALWRIIRCNPFSKGGVDYP; via the coding sequence TTGAGAAAAGCGTGTGTGTTGCTCTTAAGATTTTGGCAGGGGGTTATTTCCCCCCTTTACCCACCCTCTTGCAAGTATCATCCTACATGTTCAGAGTACGCTATCCTTGCTGTTGAAAAGTACGGCGTGCTAAAAGGGATGCTAAAGGCTCTCTGGAGAATCATAAGGTGTAATCCTTTTTCAAAGGGAGGTGTTGATTACCCTTGA
- the yidC gene encoding membrane protein insertase YidC: MEKDHIDFKRLFILMLVITLFMFAFELYTYYFSPKENPTTQVKKETPQTTLPQLMLGSTRESQKPVNVQSFDLGQYSISVALEGGKLVRIVDKKYSYDLITDTERKLNAYPLEIYTGNPDIDQKLNFSPYTLTKDGNTITMTYSDGNISLTKELTYEKGYFRLRVVSKNLPSTLYVLVGSHPKGDEFYTHSGPIVSIQDRIERIDIGNIKGREVITGDIRFAGEESRYYFKGFVGKISSVVIYRVEDNSTLTLVEANSPLIFYAGAKEYSRLKQIGLSDVIDYGTLKLLVKPLFIFMYWIYEHLHSWVFSILALTLIVRLFMFPLTYKSSLSMMKLSELAPKMQEIKERYKDDPVKMQEEIMKLYSQVGFNPMSGCLPMILQIPVFFALYKVLTITADLQLASMLWIPSLAQKDPYYILPILMGFTMIAQQFISPNPDKAQNFMMYVSSIAFTFLFANFPAGLVLYWTFNNILNIFQSYLIKEVILKDKKEKKSKKKVK; this comes from the coding sequence ATGGAGAAAGATCATATAGACTTCAAAAGGCTTTTTATCCTAATGCTTGTCATAACTCTTTTTATGTTTGCCTTTGAGCTGTATACATACTACTTCTCACCCAAAGAGAACCCCACTACTCAGGTTAAGAAAGAAACGCCCCAAACTACCCTGCCCCAGCTTATGCTGGGAAGCACAAGGGAATCCCAAAAACCTGTAAATGTCCAGAGCTTTGATTTGGGACAGTACAGTATTTCTGTGGCTTTAGAAGGTGGCAAATTGGTGCGCATAGTGGACAAGAAGTACTCCTATGACCTTATCACTGATACAGAAAGGAAACTAAATGCTTACCCCCTTGAAATATACACGGGAAATCCAGACATAGACCAAAAGCTTAACTTTTCCCCCTACACGCTGACAAAGGATGGCAATACCATCACCATGACTTACTCAGACGGAAACATCAGTCTTACAAAGGAGCTTACCTACGAGAAGGGATACTTTAGACTGCGCGTAGTTTCAAAAAACTTACCTTCTACCCTCTATGTACTTGTAGGAAGCCACCCTAAGGGAGATGAGTTTTATACTCATTCTGGACCCATTGTGAGTATCCAAGATCGCATAGAGAGGATAGACATAGGAAACATAAAGGGAAGGGAGGTAATAACTGGGGATATAAGATTTGCAGGAGAGGAAAGCAGGTACTACTTTAAGGGTTTTGTAGGGAAGATAAGCTCTGTGGTGATATACCGAGTGGAGGATAACAGCACTCTGACCCTTGTTGAGGCAAACAGCCCCCTTATCTTCTACGCAGGTGCCAAGGAATATTCAAGACTAAAGCAGATAGGCCTTTCGGATGTTATAGACTACGGAACGCTAAAGCTTTTAGTCAAGCCCCTGTTTATCTTTATGTATTGGATATATGAACACCTTCATTCTTGGGTGTTTTCCATATTGGCACTTACTTTAATTGTCAGGCTTTTCATGTTCCCTCTCACTTACAAAAGCAGTCTTTCTATGATGAAGCTTTCAGAACTTGCACCTAAAATGCAAGAGATAAAGGAAAGGTATAAGGACGATCCTGTCAAGATGCAAGAGGAGATCATGAAGCTTTACTCTCAAGTGGGTTTTAACCCCATGTCAGGCTGTCTTCCCATGATCCTTCAGATACCTGTCTTCTTTGCCCTTTACAAGGTGCTTACCATAACAGCGGACCTTCAGCTTGCATCTATGCTCTGGATACCCAGCTTAGCGCAAAAAGATCCCTATTACATACTGCCAATACTGATGGGTTTTACTATGATAGCCCAGCAGTTTATAAGCCCAAATCCTGACAAAGCGCAGAACTTTATGATGTATGTATCTTCCATAGCCTTTACCTTCCTGTTTGCTAACTTTCCCGCTGGTCTTGTGCTCTACTGGACCTTCAACAACATACTTAATATTTTCCAAAGCTATCTAATAAAAGAGGTGATCCTTAAAGATAAAAAGGAAAAGAAGAGCAAAAAGAAAGTTAAGTGA
- the lysA gene encoding diaminopimelate decarboxylase, which produces MLKDYNKYLEYRNGELYLDGVSLKALAEEFGTPLYVYSASYIRDRVRAYRKAFPTALICYAVKANFNPQIIKLVKEEGAGADIVSGGELYASLQAGVDPKKIVYAGVGKTPKEIEYAISSDILMFNVESRMELEVLDQIAERMGKKVRIAIRVNPDVDPKTHPYISTGMKKSKFGVDIKQAKEEYEYARNLKNLEVVGIHCHIGSQILDVSPYIEAVEKIVELYHYLIKSGFDIRYLDIGGGLGIKYKPEQSNPEPSDLAEAISPILKDVKAKLILEPGRSIVGNSGVLITRVEFLKDKGHKHFVIVDAGMNDLIRPAIYDAYHHIVPVEKRDGRYIKTDVVGPICETGDFLALDRELPEVGRGDYLAVLSTGAYGFAMSSHYNVRPRACELLVDEGKYRVIRKREDYTYILSLNS; this is translated from the coding sequence ATGCTTAAGGATTACAACAAGTATCTTGAATACAGGAACGGAGAGCTTTATCTTGATGGAGTATCCCTAAAGGCTTTAGCAGAGGAATTTGGTACCCCCCTGTATGTTTACAGCGCCTCTTACATAAGAGATAGAGTAAGGGCATACAGAAAAGCCTTTCCCACTGCTCTTATATGCTACGCTGTAAAGGCTAACTTCAATCCCCAAATCATAAAGCTTGTGAAGGAAGAAGGTGCGGGAGCGGACATAGTCTCTGGTGGTGAGCTCTATGCCTCACTCCAAGCTGGTGTAGACCCTAAGAAAATAGTTTACGCTGGTGTAGGGAAAACTCCAAAAGAGATAGAGTACGCTATAAGTTCGGACATACTCATGTTCAATGTGGAATCTCGTATGGAATTAGAAGTGCTTGATCAAATAGCAGAGCGTATGGGCAAAAAGGTAAGGATAGCCATAAGGGTAAATCCCGATGTGGACCCAAAAACGCATCCCTACATATCCACAGGTATGAAAAAGAGCAAGTTTGGCGTGGATATAAAACAAGCAAAGGAAGAGTACGAATATGCAAGAAATCTGAAGAACCTTGAAGTTGTAGGCATACACTGTCATATAGGCTCCCAGATACTTGATGTATCACCCTACATAGAAGCTGTGGAAAAGATAGTTGAGCTTTACCATTACCTCATAAAAAGTGGCTTTGACATAAGATACTTAGACATAGGAGGAGGCTTGGGTATAAAGTATAAACCCGAACAATCAAATCCTGAACCCAGTGATTTAGCAGAAGCAATAAGTCCCATCTTAAAAGATGTGAAGGCAAAGCTAATTCTTGAGCCGGGAAGATCCATAGTAGGAAACTCAGGTGTTTTGATAACTCGTGTAGAATTCTTAAAGGACAAAGGACATAAACACTTTGTTATAGTAGATGCAGGCATGAATGACCTTATAAGACCAGCTATTTATGATGCTTACCATCACATTGTGCCTGTTGAAAAAAGAGATGGGCGTTATATAAAAACGGATGTAGTGGGTCCCATATGTGAAACGGGGGACTTCTTAGCTTTAGACAGAGAACTGCCAGAAGTAGGAAGGGGTGATTACTTAGCGGTGCTGTCTACAGGAGCTTACGGTTTTGCCATGTCTTCTCACTATAATGTGAGACCAAGAGCCTGTGAGCTGTTAGTAGATGAAGGAAAATACAGAGTCATAAGAAAAAGGGAGGATTACACTTACATACTTTCTTTGAATTCTTGA
- a CDS encoding BadF/BadG/BcrA/BcrD ATPase family protein, which yields MFLGIDVGSTTCKYVLTDDSGNILDKAYERHNTKQAEKVLEFLTKLEESFGLKAGRDRVYLTGSGAGLIAKLIGGKFLQEVVAVATAVERLHPKVRFVSEIGGEDMKTIFIKEDDGKRNRQVFMQNVCAGGTGSFIEKSARKLGIPQDLLSRMGYKGYTLHKISSKCGIFAEADVNSLLKAGVPTEEIIASLFEAVVYQNLSQLTKGNTPLPEVLLLGGPNLFFKGLQEAWRHHLRELWRERGIGDFSEEEMERLVYVPENSLYYACLGCVYTAMEEEDGLYTGKEKLEWWVKEGQYEEKLKEGKRGLVNSQEELRVFLEKYGSAVSNRVKTKKAKKVIVGCDFGSTTAKAVCITPEKEIVFSCYSLSKGNPIEDAKEIFRQIKEYLEDGEVLALGITGYGKDLLKDILGADVAIVETVAHATAGLHFFPDADCICDVGGVDVKILILRQGSVVDFRLNSQCSSGNGAFLQGVAEKFHIPLNEIAQKAFSAKAMPTFTMGCGVFLQSDIVNQQRKGWQAEEILAGLCHVLPLNVWIYAGNINNLSQVGKKFILQGGTHKNLAVVKAQVDFIKSKVPDAEVYVHPYSGEAGAIGSALVALEIWQKQKTTKFRGFEAIQNIEYRAITSQDTVCHWCPINCQRTFIDVKLPEGEGRPWSKVPLEKGWVRLIVNNSCPKGLVEDERELKVVKEQMEKVKKNFPNISQIVRKSAFRKLKSVL from the coding sequence ATGTTTTTGGGCATAGATGTGGGAAGTACAACTTGTAAGTATGTCCTTACAGATGACAGTGGGAATATATTAGATAAAGCTTACGAAAGGCACAACACAAAGCAAGCAGAAAAGGTGCTGGAGTTTCTAACAAAATTGGAAGAGTCCTTTGGCTTAAAGGCAGGAAGGGACAGGGTTTATCTGACGGGTTCTGGAGCGGGACTCATCGCAAAGCTAATAGGTGGTAAGTTCCTTCAGGAGGTAGTAGCGGTAGCAACAGCTGTTGAAAGATTGCACCCTAAGGTACGATTTGTCAGTGAGATAGGTGGTGAGGATATGAAGACCATATTTATAAAAGAAGATGATGGGAAGAGAAACAGACAGGTGTTCATGCAAAATGTGTGTGCAGGTGGTACAGGTAGTTTTATTGAGAAGTCCGCAAGAAAGTTAGGAATACCTCAAGACCTTCTGTCGCGTATGGGTTATAAAGGTTATACCCTTCACAAAATAAGTTCCAAGTGTGGTATCTTTGCTGAAGCGGATGTAAACTCCCTTCTAAAGGCTGGTGTTCCTACAGAAGAGATAATAGCTTCTCTTTTTGAAGCGGTAGTTTACCAAAACCTCTCTCAGCTCACAAAGGGCAACACACCCCTTCCAGAAGTATTACTTCTTGGGGGTCCCAACCTGTTCTTTAAAGGCCTTCAGGAAGCTTGGCGACATCACCTCAGAGAATTATGGAGAGAAAGAGGCATTGGGGACTTTTCAGAAGAAGAAATGGAAAGACTCGTGTATGTCCCAGAAAATTCCCTGTATTACGCGTGCTTGGGCTGTGTCTATACAGCCATGGAGGAAGAGGACGGACTTTACACGGGAAAGGAAAAGTTAGAGTGGTGGGTCAAAGAGGGACAGTATGAGGAGAAGTTAAAAGAAGGAAAGCGTGGGCTTGTAAACTCTCAGGAAGAACTAAGAGTTTTTTTAGAAAAGTACGGGTCTGCAGTTTCTAACAGAGTGAAAACAAAGAAGGCAAAAAAAGTGATTGTGGGCTGTGATTTTGGCTCTACAACTGCAAAGGCGGTATGCATAACACCAGAAAAGGAGATAGTTTTTTCTTGCTACAGTCTCAGCAAGGGCAATCCCATAGAGGACGCAAAGGAGATATTCAGGCAGATAAAGGAATACTTAGAAGACGGAGAGGTGCTTGCTCTTGGCATCACTGGTTATGGAAAGGACTTGCTTAAAGACATATTGGGTGCAGATGTAGCCATTGTAGAGACTGTGGCTCATGCAACAGCTGGACTTCACTTTTTTCCTGATGCGGACTGTATATGCGATGTAGGAGGCGTGGATGTTAAGATCCTGATACTAAGGCAGGGTTCTGTGGTGGATTTCAGGCTAAACTCTCAGTGTTCTTCTGGAAACGGAGCTTTCCTGCAGGGCGTAGCGGAAAAGTTCCACATACCCCTTAATGAGATAGCACAAAAGGCTTTTTCGGCGAAAGCTATGCCTACATTCACCATGGGTTGTGGTGTTTTTCTTCAGAGCGACATAGTCAATCAGCAAAGAAAGGGTTGGCAGGCAGAAGAAATACTGGCAGGACTGTGTCATGTACTGCCTTTGAATGTATGGATATATGCGGGAAACATAAACAACCTCTCTCAGGTGGGAAAGAAGTTCATACTTCAGGGTGGAACCCATAAAAACCTTGCGGTAGTTAAAGCTCAGGTGGACTTTATAAAGTCAAAAGTTCCCGACGCAGAAGTGTATGTACACCCTTACTCAGGTGAAGCAGGAGCCATAGGGTCTGCTTTGGTAGCTTTGGAAATCTGGCAAAAACAGAAAACTACCAAATTTAGAGGTTTTGAAGCCATACAGAACATAGAATACAGAGCCATCACATCGCAGGATACCGTGTGCCACTGGTGTCCTATAAACTGTCAGAGGACCTTTATAGATGTGAAGCTACCCGAAGGAGAGGGAAGACCTTGGAGTAAGGTACCCCTTGAAAAAGGCTGGGTAAGGCTCATAGTGAATAACTCCTGTCCTAAGGGTCTTGTAGAGGACGAGAGAGAGCTAAAAGTGGTAAAAGAACAGATGGAAAAAGTAAAGAAGAATTTCCCCAACATATCCCAAATAGTTAGGAAGTCCGCTTTCAGAAAGCTCAAAAGCGTGTTATAA
- a CDS encoding glycine cleavage system protein H, with the protein MISRRDVLKVFLSLSTLSWGKKMEDTVIKGCVIKKDRLYRVDEERMIFQWVKDEGKGVYSVGFMPIMSALAYPLYSVKIKPVGTVLEYDDNLAVVEAGKRVSTFPTPIGGKIVEVNHSLEKDPSALVSSPYEAWMVKIASNDTDSLKKLKKAQDILKTVEAIIIRENIECLPKR; encoded by the coding sequence ATGATAAGTAGGCGAGATGTTCTAAAGGTATTTTTAAGCCTTTCTACTCTTTCGTGGGGTAAGAAAATGGAAGATACAGTGATAAAAGGTTGTGTTATAAAAAAAGATAGGCTCTACAGAGTGGACGAGGAAAGGATGATATTTCAATGGGTAAAAGATGAAGGGAAGGGAGTTTATTCAGTAGGCTTTATGCCCATTATGTCTGCTTTAGCCTATCCCTTGTATTCAGTAAAAATAAAGCCTGTGGGTACAGTGCTTGAATACGATGATAATTTAGCGGTGGTGGAAGCTGGAAAAAGGGTATCCACTTTCCCCACACCTATAGGTGGTAAGATAGTTGAGGTAAATCACTCCTTAGAGAAGGATCCATCTGCGCTGGTTAGCTCTCCCTACGAGGCATGGATGGTAAAGATAGCTTCTAACGACACAGACAGTCTCAAAAAGCTAAAGAAAGCACAGGATATACTAAAAACAGTAGAAGCTATAATTATCAGAGAAAATATAGAATGCCTTCCCAAAAGGTAG
- a CDS encoding formate dehydrogenase accessory protein FdhE: MLFKLREREYYLERLVMLKDKHAEVAHILDFLYQVELFKKDLYTQIKDSDWKRHIKKIYHLFEVCEAHGSPSIKEVLRELKKLSKEDLIKKMEKFLREKTACDEERFIFISFLNPFFSKLSESTDIKKDQWLKNTCPVCGFKPSVSYISDAEEVEGGRYLSCVLCNTEWLYNRTKCVRCGNDEDDSLEYYYDERERYALLQVCKKCNTYIKIIDMRIDGLAVPQFDDIATLYLDLWAKEKGFIKFEKSIIGL, encoded by the coding sequence ATGCTCTTCAAACTCAGAGAAAGAGAGTATTATCTGGAAAGGTTAGTGATGCTTAAGGATAAACACGCAGAAGTTGCGCACATACTGGACTTTTTATACCAAGTAGAGCTTTTTAAGAAGGATCTGTATACTCAGATAAAAGATAGCGATTGGAAAAGGCACATAAAGAAAATCTATCACCTTTTTGAGGTATGTGAAGCGCACGGTAGTCCATCAATAAAGGAAGTACTGCGGGAGCTAAAAAAACTCAGCAAGGAGGATTTAATCAAAAAGATGGAAAAATTTTTAAGGGAAAAAACAGCATGCGATGAAGAAAGATTTATCTTTATCAGTTTTTTGAACCCTTTCTTTTCCAAACTGTCCGAGAGTACGGATATCAAAAAAGACCAGTGGTTAAAAAACACCTGCCCCGTCTGCGGTTTTAAGCCGAGCGTTTCTTACATATCTGACGCAGAAGAGGTAGAAGGTGGAAGATACCTAAGTTGTGTTCTCTGTAATACAGAATGGCTCTATAACAGAACAAAGTGCGTAAGGTGTGGAAACGATGAAGATGATTCCCTTGAATATTACTACGACGAAAGAGAAAGGTATGCTCTTTTGCAAGTTTGTAAAAAGTGCAACACTTACATAAAGATCATTGATATGCGGATTGACGGACTTGCTGTGCCTCAGTTTGATGATATTGCCACTCTTTATCTTGATCTGTGGGCAAAAGAAAAGGGCTTTATAAAATTTGAAAAAAGCATCATAGGTTTATGA
- a CDS encoding superoxide dismutase family protein produces the protein MGSVVKGLALCATLFSFSMAQEIKAHADLINQKGEKIGTAEFLQTNSGVLIKLRAVGLPPNTELALHIHEVGKCDPPDFMSAKGHFNPYKKKHGLLNPDGPHAGDMPNVFTDSNGNLRVDVLNTFITLKPNKENSLLKEGGTALMIHHHRDDYKTDPAGDAGPRIACGVIK, from the coding sequence ATGGGGAGTGTGGTCAAGGGTCTGGCGCTCTGCGCCACCCTCTTTTCTTTCTCAATGGCTCAGGAAATAAAGGCACACGCAGACCTGATAAATCAGAAGGGTGAGAAGATAGGCACAGCAGAATTCCTGCAGACAAACAGTGGCGTTCTTATAAAGCTTCGTGCGGTTGGACTTCCACCTAACACAGAACTCGCTTTACATATACACGAAGTTGGGAAGTGTGACCCACCAGACTTTATGTCCGCAAAGGGACACTTCAATCCCTATAAAAAGAAGCATGGGCTTTTAAACCCGGACGGACCACATGCAGGTGACATGCCCAATGTATTTACCGATTCCAACGGAAACCTCAGGGTGGATGTACTAAACACCTTTATAACCCTCAAGCCCAATAAAGAAAACAGCCTTCTAAAAGAAGGTGGCACCGCTCTCATGATACACCACCACCGTGATGACTACAAAACAGACCCAGCAGGAGATGCAGGACCCAGAATAGCCTGCGGAGTTATAAAGTGA
- a CDS encoding formate dehydrogenase subunit gamma — protein sequence MEETRHMEDVQIERFSRFDRVVHWLVAITFLYLFFSGLGIYSPKFSWLLTVLGGLEFTRWLHPWAGLLFSVGVLLMFLRWAKDFFLTSDDMVWLKNVKYYIKSEEEKLPEVGKYNAGQKLFGWLVFVGGLVFLISGILMWFPESFPISLVRLSIFLHDLAFILVGAGFIVHVYMGTIGVPGSLSGMITGKVSALWAMRHHPKWFREVMRR from the coding sequence ATGGAAGAAACAAGACATATGGAAGATGTACAGATAGAAAGATTCAGCAGGTTTGATAGGGTTGTTCACTGGCTTGTAGCTATAACTTTTCTTTATCTTTTCTTTTCTGGACTTGGTATTTACTCTCCTAAGTTTTCGTGGCTACTTACCGTGCTGGGAGGACTTGAATTTACAAGATGGCTTCACCCTTGGGCAGGACTTTTATTTTCCGTAGGAGTGCTTCTTATGTTCCTAAGATGGGCAAAGGACTTTTTCCTTACTTCCGATGATATGGTGTGGCTAAAGAATGTTAAGTATTATATAAAAAGCGAGGAGGAAAAATTACCAGAAGTAGGTAAGTACAACGCAGGTCAGAAGCTCTTTGGTTGGCTTGTGTTTGTAGGTGGTTTGGTGTTTTTAATAAGTGGCATACTTATGTGGTTTCCAGAAAGCTTTCCTATAAGTTTAGTCAGGCTTTCCATATTCCTTCACGATCTTGCTTTTATACTGGTAGGTGCGGGCTTTATAGTGCATGTGTACATGGGAACCATAGGAGTTCCAGGCTCTCTATCGGGTATGATAACTGGCAAGGTCTCCGCTCTTTGGGCTATGAGGCACCATCCTAAGTGGTTCAGGGAGGTGATGAGGAGGTGA
- the fdxH gene encoding formate dehydrogenase subunit beta encodes MSTVTTEGTVGLGLKRVSASKLPDQNIKRTDTLAILVDISSCIGCKGCEAACTQWHDLKPPLFKEGQDFVGYQSYPDLMPSLFMMMKFKEGETDKGITWFITKYQCMHCGDPGCLKACPSPGAVIQYENGIVDFDHSKCIGCKFCLSGCPFDIPRYDANNKPWKCNFCVDRVSAGLEPACVKACPTNALHFGTKEEMLSRAKKMVDQLKKRGFEKAVIYDPPGVGGTGYIYVLPHGDKPQMYGLPKEASISPWISLWKGPLKIFGAIVLWGTLLGAFLQLILFGPIKVGNKKEG; translated from the coding sequence ATGAGTACTGTTACCACAGAAGGAACCGTAGGACTTGGTTTAAAGAGGGTTTCTGCTTCTAAGCTTCCTGACCAAAACATCAAAAGAACAGATACTTTAGCCATACTTGTAGATATATCCAGTTGCATAGGTTGTAAAGGTTGTGAGGCAGCATGCACTCAGTGGCATGACCTTAAACCCCCACTTTTTAAAGAAGGTCAGGACTTTGTAGGTTATCAGTCATACCCAGACCTCATGCCAAGCCTGTTTATGATGATGAAGTTCAAGGAAGGAGAAACAGATAAGGGTATAACTTGGTTCATCACCAAGTACCAGTGCATGCACTGTGGAGACCCAGGCTGTCTAAAAGCCTGTCCTTCCCCCGGAGCTGTAATTCAGTACGAAAACGGTATAGTGGACTTTGACCACTCTAAGTGCATAGGCTGTAAGTTCTGCCTTTCTGGTTGCCCCTTTGACATTCCAAGGTACGATGCGAACAACAAACCCTGGAAGTGCAACTTCTGTGTAGACAGAGTTTCTGCAGGACTTGAGCCTGCGTGCGTTAAGGCGTGTCCCACTAATGCTCTTCACTTTGGCACAAAAGAGGAGATGCTGTCAAGAGCTAAAAAGATGGTGGATCAGCTCAAAAAGAGAGGTTTTGAAAAGGCGGTCATCTATGACCCACCTGGTGTGGGTGGAACTGGATACATATATGTTCTCCCTCATGGAGACAAACCACAGATGTACGGACTTCCAAAAGAGGCAAGTATATCACCTTGGATAAGCCTCTGGAAAGGTCCTTTGAAGATCTTTGGTGCTATAGTTCTTTGGGGTACATTGCTGGGAGCTTTCTTACAGCTCATACTCTTTGGACCAATAAAGGTAGGTAATAAAAAGGAGGGCTAA